The following are from one region of the Cyanobium sp. ATX 6F1 genome:
- a CDS encoding NAD(P)H-quinone oxidoreductase subunit J, whose protein sequence is MPESTTDPAPTLAAPQPGPWSQWLSSEGFEHQFLDPDHLGVELIGVEPQVLPIVAAALKARGFDYLQVQGGYDEGPGGRLVSFYHLVRLAAGADPSPAAGSCPEEVRLKVFLQRDGDLTIPSLYPLFRGADWQERETFDMYGIRFEGHPHPKRLLMPEDWKGYPLRKDYVQPDFYELQDAY, encoded by the coding sequence ATGCCTGAATCCACCACCGATCCCGCGCCAACCCTGGCCGCACCCCAGCCCGGCCCCTGGAGCCAGTGGCTGAGCTCCGAGGGCTTTGAGCACCAGTTCCTTGACCCCGACCACCTGGGCGTCGAGCTGATCGGCGTGGAGCCGCAGGTGCTGCCGATCGTGGCGGCCGCCCTCAAGGCCCGTGGCTTCGATTACCTGCAGGTGCAGGGGGGCTACGACGAGGGCCCCGGTGGACGCCTGGTGAGCTTCTACCACCTGGTGCGTCTGGCCGCCGGGGCCGACCCCAGCCCCGCCGCCGGCAGCTGCCCCGAGGAGGTGCGCCTCAAGGTGTTCCTTCAGCGGGATGGCGACCTCACCATCCCCAGCCTCTATCCGCTCTTCCGCGGAGCCGACTGGCAGGAGCGCGAAACCTTCGACATGTACGGCATTCGCTTCGAGGGTCATCCCCATCCCAAACGGTTGCTCATGCCCGAGGACTGGAAGGGTTATCCCCTGCGCAAGGACTACGTCCAGCCTGACTTCTACGAGCTCCAGGACGCCTACTGA
- a CDS encoding NAD-dependent epimerase has protein sequence MNQAELSAGLVLVTGVAGFIGAAVAERLLQRGETVLGLDNLNTYYDPALKRARLERLQALPEAYGGGFRFHQLDLEDGAAMAELFGTERPDRVVHLAAQAGVRHSIDNPALYIQSNLVGFGHLLEGCRHQGVRHLVYASSSSVYGGNRRMPFSEQHPVNHPVSLYAATKKANELMAHTYSHLYGLPATGLRFFTVYGPWGRPDMAPMLFAKAILAGEPIRVFNHGRMERDFTYIDDILEGVIRCLDKPATPDPVFDPLDPNPATAAGPHRLFNIGNSQPTPLLRFIELLEDALGVKALPQFEPMQPGDVAATAADTSALEAWVGFAPHTPLEEGLGEFARWYRAYHGV, from the coding sequence GTGAACCAGGCTGAGCTGAGCGCTGGTCTTGTTCTGGTCACCGGGGTCGCCGGCTTCATCGGTGCGGCCGTGGCGGAACGGTTGCTGCAGCGGGGCGAAACGGTGCTGGGTCTTGACAACCTCAACACCTACTACGACCCAGCCCTTAAGCGTGCGCGCCTTGAGCGTCTGCAGGCTCTTCCGGAAGCCTACGGCGGCGGATTTCGCTTCCACCAGCTGGATCTGGAGGACGGTGCGGCGATGGCTGAGCTGTTCGGAACCGAGCGTCCGGATCGGGTGGTCCACCTGGCGGCCCAGGCGGGGGTACGCCATTCGATCGACAACCCTGCGCTCTACATCCAGAGCAACCTGGTGGGCTTCGGGCACCTGCTCGAGGGCTGCCGCCATCAGGGGGTGCGACATCTGGTCTACGCCAGCAGTAGCTCGGTCTATGGCGGCAACCGCCGCATGCCCTTTTCCGAGCAGCATCCGGTGAACCACCCGGTAAGCCTCTATGCGGCCACTAAGAAGGCCAACGAGCTGATGGCCCACACCTACAGCCACCTTTACGGGCTGCCGGCCACGGGCCTGCGCTTCTTCACGGTCTATGGCCCCTGGGGCCGTCCGGATATGGCACCGATGCTGTTTGCCAAGGCGATCCTCGCGGGGGAGCCGATCCGGGTGTTCAACCATGGCCGCATGGAGCGCGACTTCACCTACATCGACGACATCCTCGAAGGGGTGATCCGTTGCCTCGACAAGCCAGCCACCCCTGATCCGGTGTTCGATCCCCTTGATCCCAACCCGGCCACGGCGGCTGGGCCCCACCGGCTCTTCAACATCGGCAACAGCCAACCCACACCGCTTTTGCGCTTCATCGAGCTGCTCGAAGACGCCCTGGGCGTGAAGGCCCTTCCCCAGTTCGAGCCCATGCAGCCTGGCGACGTGGCCGCCACGGCAGCTGACACCTCGGCGCTCGAGGCCTGGGTGGGATTTGCTCCCCACACTCCCCTCGAGGAGGGCCTGGGCGAGTTCGCCCGTTGGTACCGTGCGTATCACGGAGTCTGA
- a CDS encoding ABC transporter ATP-binding protein, with translation MERLTMRWGDRFVLEAVDLVLAPDERLVVVGPSGAGKSTILRIMAGLQLPTSGRLRIHGSEQRYLRLDQRHPPDVRLVFQNPALLGSLTVRENVGFLLYRHSRLRPAEIRERVSGCLEAVGLYGIEDMYPGELSGGMQKRVSFARALIDDPTQPAGRAPLLLFDEPTAGLDPVACTRIEDLIVKTTEVAKGSAVVVSHVHSTIERAADRVALLYDGRFHWIGSVEEFRCTDNPFVVQFRSGSLDGPMQPAEL, from the coding sequence ATGGAGCGCCTGACCATGCGCTGGGGCGATCGCTTCGTGCTGGAGGCGGTGGACCTGGTGCTGGCCCCCGACGAGCGCCTGGTGGTGGTCGGTCCCTCGGGGGCGGGCAAATCCACGATCCTGCGGATCATGGCCGGACTGCAGCTGCCCACCAGCGGCCGGCTGCGCATCCACGGCTCCGAGCAGCGCTACCTGCGCCTCGACCAGCGCCATCCCCCTGATGTGCGTCTGGTGTTCCAGAACCCCGCCCTGCTGGGCTCGCTCACGGTGCGGGAGAACGTGGGCTTTCTGCTCTACCGCCACAGTCGCCTGCGGCCGGCGGAGATTCGCGAGCGGGTGAGCGGCTGCCTGGAGGCGGTGGGGCTTTACGGCATCGAGGACATGTACCCCGGCGAGCTCAGTGGCGGCATGCAGAAGCGCGTGAGCTTTGCGCGGGCCCTGATCGATGACCCCACCCAGCCGGCGGGACGCGCCCCCCTGTTGCTCTTCGATGAGCCCACGGCGGGCCTCGATCCAGTGGCCTGCACCCGCATCGAAGACCTGATCGTCAAGACCACCGAGGTGGCCAAGGGTTCAGCGGTGGTGGTCAGCCACGTTCACAGCACGATCGAGCGAGCCGCCGACCGGGTGGCCCTGCTCTACGACGGTCGGTTCCACTGGATCGGCAGCGTCGAGGAATTCCGCTGCACCGACAATCCGTTTGTGGTGCAGTTCAGGAGCGGTAGCCTGGACGGCCCCATGCAGCCGGCGGAGCTCTGA
- a CDS encoding photosystem II reaction center protein L: MQRNPNPNNLPVELNRTSLYMGLLLVFVTGVLFTSYFFN, from the coding sequence ATGCAACGCAATCCCAACCCCAACAACCTGCCGGTCGAACTCAACCGCACCAGTCTCTACATGGGGCTCTTGCTTGTGTTCGTCACCGGTGTGCTGTTCACCAGCTACTTCTTCAACTGA
- the psbF gene encoding cytochrome b559 subunit beta, whose protein sequence is MTQSPIATTPRNYPIFTVRWLSVHALGIPTVFFLGALAAMQFVRR, encoded by the coding sequence ATGACCCAATCCCCCATCGCCACCACACCGCGCAACTATCCGATTTTCACGGTGCGTTGGCTTTCGGTGCATGCCCTTGGCATCCCGACGGTGTTTTTCCTGGGTGCGCTGGCGGCCATGCAGTTCGTCCGTCGCTGA
- the nuoB gene encoding NADH-quinone oxidoreductase subunit NuoB, translating into MAIDALRDLRAASCSPVGTPSVTNALSENIILTSLDDLHNWARLSSLWPLLYGTACCFIEFAALIGSRFDFDRFGLVPRSSPRQADLLIVAGTVTMKMAPALVRLYEQMPEPKYVIAMGACTITGGMFSADSTTAVRGVDKLIPVDLYLPGCPPRPEAIFDAVIKLRKKVANESFAERGQLAQTHRYLTIEHQMVATLPIVDGTYLRAETQRAALAASAALPVALTEPVPSFADKGDA; encoded by the coding sequence ATGGCGATCGACGCCCTGCGTGACCTGCGGGCCGCCAGCTGCAGTCCCGTCGGTACCCCCAGCGTCACCAACGCTCTTTCCGAGAACATCATCCTCACCAGCCTGGATGATCTCCACAACTGGGCGCGACTGAGCAGCCTCTGGCCCCTGCTCTACGGCACCGCCTGCTGCTTCATTGAGTTCGCCGCTCTGATCGGCTCCCGCTTCGATTTCGACCGCTTCGGTCTGGTGCCCCGCTCCAGCCCCCGCCAGGCGGATCTGCTGATCGTGGCCGGCACGGTCACCATGAAGATGGCTCCGGCCCTGGTGCGGCTCTACGAACAGATGCCGGAGCCCAAGTACGTGATCGCCATGGGCGCCTGCACGATCACCGGTGGCATGTTCAGCGCCGACTCCACCACCGCCGTGCGCGGGGTCGACAAGCTGATCCCCGTCGACCTCTACCTTCCCGGCTGCCCCCCACGGCCGGAGGCGATCTTCGACGCGGTGATCAAGCTGCGCAAGAAGGTGGCCAATGAGTCGTTCGCCGAGCGCGGCCAGCTCGCGCAGACCCATCGCTATCTCACCATCGAGCACCAGATGGTGGCGACCCTGCCGATCGTCGATGGCACTTACCTGAGGGCTGAAACCCAGCGGGCGGCCCTGGCCGCCTCGGCCGCCCTGCCGGTGGCCCTGACCGAACCCGTCCCCTCCTTCGCAGACAAGGGCGATGCCTGA
- a CDS encoding photosynthesis system II assembly factor Ycf48 codes for MKRPLLSTLLSLVLALGLALGVGGCSSSHLPIAQTSPWQAVELPSRSNPLDLAFSDDRHGLLVGSNRLILETEDGGASWQERALELPAEENFRLLSIDFQGQEGWIAGQPGLLLHSDDAGQSWTRLLLDTKLPGEPYLITALGPRQAELATSVGAIYTSSDGGTSWQAKVSDAAGALRDLRRGSQGDYVGVSSLGNYFATWEPGQELWQPHQRISSQRLQSMGQQPDGHLWMLSRGAQMRFDGDADSPESWGKPVIPINNGYGYLDMAWDPNGAIWAGGGSGTLLVSQDGGKNWSTDPVGRSQASNFSRIVFPGGDKGFVLGERGNLLRWVG; via the coding sequence GTGAAACGGCCGCTGCTCTCCACCCTGCTCAGCCTCGTCCTGGCCCTTGGCCTGGCCCTGGGGGTGGGCGGATGCTCCAGTTCCCATTTGCCGATCGCCCAGACCAGTCCTTGGCAGGCCGTGGAGCTGCCCAGCCGCTCCAATCCCCTGGATCTGGCCTTCAGCGATGACCGTCACGGTCTGCTGGTGGGAAGCAACCGGCTGATCCTCGAAACCGAGGACGGCGGCGCCAGCTGGCAGGAACGTGCCCTGGAGCTGCCGGCCGAGGAGAACTTCCGGCTCCTGAGCATCGATTTTCAAGGCCAGGAGGGTTGGATCGCCGGCCAGCCAGGTCTGTTGCTGCACAGCGATGACGCCGGTCAGAGCTGGACCCGGCTGCTCCTCGACACCAAGCTCCCCGGCGAGCCCTATCTGATCACGGCACTCGGCCCCCGTCAGGCCGAGCTGGCCACCAGCGTGGGCGCCATCTACACCAGCAGCGATGGGGGCACCAGCTGGCAGGCCAAGGTCAGCGACGCCGCCGGCGCCCTGCGGGACCTGCGCCGCGGCAGCCAGGGCGACTACGTGGGGGTCTCGAGCCTGGGGAACTACTTCGCCACCTGGGAGCCTGGTCAGGAGCTCTGGCAGCCCCACCAGCGCATCAGCAGCCAGCGGCTGCAGAGCATGGGCCAGCAGCCCGACGGCCACCTGTGGATGCTCTCCCGCGGGGCCCAGATGCGCTTCGACGGCGACGCGGACAGTCCCGAGAGCTGGGGTAAGCCGGTGATTCCGATCAACAACGGCTACGGCTATCTCGACATGGCCTGGGACCCCAACGGCGCCATCTGGGCCGGCGGCGGCAGCGGCACCCTGCTGGTGAGCCAGGACGGGGGCAAGAACTGGAGCACCGATCCGGTGGGCCGCAGCCAGGCCAGCAACTTCAGCCGCATCGTCTTCCCCGGCGGCGACAAGGGATTCGTGCTTGGGGAGCGGGGCAACTTGCTGCGCTGGGTGGGCTGA
- the yvcK gene encoding uridine diphosphate-N-acetylglucosamine-binding protein YvcK produces MSRSWRAARWLQPGLVVKRWILTSGLGLLVALLGVAVWADLKPIYWFLESINWLLKNITTVLPRAITGPLVLVIGGALIWLGQSRSFGSIQQALAPEKGTVLVDALLAQRRLNRGPAIVAIGGGTGLSTLLSGLKRYSSNLTAIVTVADDGGSSGVLRRELGVQPPGDIRNCLAALSTEEPLLTRLFQYRFKAGSGLEGHSFGNLFLSALTAITGSLDSAITASSRVLAVQGQVVPATNADVRLWAELENGERIEGESRIGQAASPIVRLGCTPERPPALPRALEAIANAELIVLGPGSLYTSLLPNLLVPELVEAISRSKAPRLYICNLMTQPGETDGLDVEGHLRAIEAQLASLGVEQRLFTAVLAQESLEEPTLVAHYRSRGAEPVDCDVRHLRSQGYEVMLAPLQGARPSATLRHDPRSLALAVMRFYRRGKTQ; encoded by the coding sequence ATGAGCCGGTCCTGGCGGGCGGCGCGCTGGCTGCAGCCCGGTCTGGTGGTCAAACGCTGGATCCTCACCTCCGGGCTGGGGCTGCTGGTCGCGCTGCTGGGGGTGGCCGTCTGGGCCGACCTCAAGCCGATCTACTGGTTCCTGGAATCGATCAACTGGCTGCTCAAGAACATCACCACCGTGCTGCCGCGGGCGATCACCGGTCCGCTGGTGCTGGTGATCGGTGGTGCCCTGATCTGGCTGGGTCAGAGCCGCAGCTTCGGCTCGATCCAACAGGCCCTCGCACCGGAAAAAGGCACGGTGCTGGTGGATGCCCTGCTGGCCCAGCGGCGCTTGAACCGGGGCCCGGCGATCGTGGCGATCGGCGGCGGCACCGGCCTCTCCACCCTGCTCAGCGGCCTCAAGCGCTACAGCAGCAACCTCACGGCGATCGTGACCGTGGCCGACGACGGCGGCAGCAGCGGTGTGCTGCGGCGAGAGCTGGGGGTGCAGCCCCCCGGTGACATCCGCAACTGTCTGGCGGCCCTCTCCACCGAGGAACCGCTGCTCACCCGCCTGTTCCAGTACCGCTTCAAGGCGGGCAGCGGCCTGGAGGGCCACAGCTTCGGCAACCTGTTCCTCTCGGCCCTCACCGCGATCACCGGCAGCCTCGACTCGGCGATCACCGCCAGCAGCCGGGTGCTGGCGGTGCAGGGCCAGGTGGTGCCCGCCACCAACGCTGATGTGCGCCTCTGGGCCGAGTTGGAGAACGGCGAGCGCATCGAAGGGGAATCGCGTATCGGCCAGGCCGCCAGTCCGATCGTGCGCCTCGGCTGCACACCGGAGCGCCCCCCCGCCCTGCCCAGGGCCCTGGAGGCGATCGCCAATGCCGAACTGATCGTGCTCGGACCTGGCAGCCTCTACACCTCGTTGCTGCCGAACCTGCTGGTGCCCGAACTGGTCGAGGCCATTTCCCGCAGCAAGGCGCCCCGCCTCTACATCTGCAACCTGATGACCCAGCCCGGTGAAACCGATGGCCTGGACGTGGAGGGCCATCTGCGGGCGATCGAGGCCCAGCTGGCCAGCCTGGGGGTGGAGCAACGGCTGTTCACCGCCGTGCTGGCCCAGGAGTCGTTGGAGGAACCCACCCTGGTGGCCCATTACCGCAGCCGTGGGGCCGAGCCGGTTGACTGCGACGTGCGCCACCTGCGCAGCCAGGGCTACGAGGTGATGCTGGCGCCGCTGCAGGGGGCCCGGCCGAGTGCCACCCTGCGCCACGATCCCCGCAGCCTCGCCCTCGCGGTGATGCGTTTCTACCGACGGGGCAAGACTCAGTAG
- a CDS encoding nucleotide sugar dehydrogenase, with product MIRTICCIGAGYVGGPTMAVIADRCPEIQVTVVDLNVRRIAAWNDDDLSKLPVYEPGLAELVGRCRGRNLHFSTEVDGAISGADMVFLSVNTPTKTKGVGAGQASDLRWIEASARQVAANASGHTIVVEKSTLPVRTAETVRTILAAGPAGKSFEVLSNPEFLAEGTAITDLENPDRVLIGGEEADAIEALASIYGHWVPAERILRTNLWSSELSKLTANAFLAQRISSINSIAALCEATGADVLEVGRAIGTDSRLGSKFLQAGPGFGGSCFQKDILNLVYLSGHYGLHEVARYWQQVVELNAWQQHRIARLVVADLFGTVTGKRLAILGFAFKADTNDTREAPAITICRDLLEEGAQLAIYDPKVDVEQISQDLGVPPTPGAEPLSGDGVWQVASDPLTAAKGADAIVILTEWGAFRTLDWPALATVMRQPAWVFDARRIADAAAARAAGLKVWQVGKG from the coding sequence TTGATCCGCACCATCTGCTGCATCGGTGCCGGCTACGTCGGTGGCCCCACCATGGCCGTTATTGCCGATCGCTGCCCCGAGATTCAGGTCACCGTGGTCGATCTCAACGTCCGCCGCATCGCCGCCTGGAACGACGACGACCTCTCCAAGCTGCCCGTCTACGAACCCGGACTCGCCGAGCTGGTGGGCCGCTGCCGCGGCCGCAACCTGCACTTCAGCACCGAAGTCGATGGCGCCATCTCCGGCGCCGACATGGTCTTCCTCTCGGTCAACACCCCCACCAAAACCAAGGGTGTTGGCGCCGGCCAGGCCTCTGACCTGCGCTGGATCGAGGCCTCCGCCCGTCAGGTGGCCGCCAACGCCAGTGGCCACACGATCGTGGTCGAAAAGAGCACCCTGCCGGTACGCACCGCCGAAACCGTCAGGACGATCCTGGCGGCGGGCCCGGCGGGCAAAAGCTTTGAGGTGCTCTCCAATCCTGAGTTCCTCGCCGAGGGCACGGCGATCACCGATCTGGAGAATCCCGATCGGGTGCTGATCGGCGGTGAGGAGGCCGACGCCATTGAGGCCCTCGCCTCGATCTATGGCCACTGGGTGCCCGCCGAGCGCATCCTGCGCACCAACCTCTGGAGCAGCGAGCTCTCCAAGCTCACCGCCAACGCCTTCCTCGCCCAGCGCATCTCCTCGATCAATTCGATCGCCGCCCTCTGCGAGGCCACTGGCGCCGATGTGCTCGAGGTCGGCCGTGCCATCGGCACCGACTCGCGCCTGGGCTCAAAGTTCCTCCAAGCAGGCCCAGGGTTCGGCGGCAGCTGCTTCCAGAAAGACATCCTCAACCTCGTCTACCTCAGCGGCCATTACGGCCTTCACGAGGTGGCGCGTTACTGGCAGCAGGTGGTTGAGCTCAATGCCTGGCAGCAGCACCGCATCGCCCGGCTCGTGGTGGCCGATCTGTTCGGCACCGTCACTGGCAAGCGCCTCGCCATCCTCGGCTTCGCGTTCAAGGCCGACACCAACGACACCCGCGAGGCCCCAGCGATCACCATCTGCCGCGACCTGCTCGAGGAGGGCGCCCAGCTGGCGATCTATGACCCCAAGGTGGACGTCGAGCAGATCAGCCAGGACCTGGGGGTACCACCCACCCCTGGGGCCGAGCCGCTCAGCGGCGATGGCGTTTGGCAGGTGGCGAGTGATCCGTTAACAGCGGCCAAAGGCGCTGATGCCATCGTGATCCTTACCGAATGGGGTGCCTTCCGCACTCTCGATTGGCCTGCTCTGGCCACCGTGATGCGGCAGCCCGCCTGGGTCTTCGATGCCCGTCGCATCGCCGATGCCGCTGCCGCCCGCGCCGCTGGACTCAAGGTCTGGCAGGTGGGCAAAGGTTGA
- a CDS encoding rubredoxin, which translates to MEAIPQEPALDVPESPIDEPADTAAASADHPEPSPSPGPVIAVEGSSQDAADQVEEDGRDHRFECRSCGFVFDPTEGIRKLGIEPGVAFEDLDPLSFRCPVCRSRVGAFKDIGPRNKPSGFEENLGFGLGVNKLTPGQKNVLIFSAFALAVAFFLSLYSLR; encoded by the coding sequence ATGGAGGCCATCCCCCAGGAGCCGGCGCTGGACGTTCCGGAATCACCCATTGACGAGCCTGCGGACACGGCTGCTGCGTCCGCCGACCACCCAGAGCCCTCGCCGTCGCCTGGGCCGGTGATCGCCGTGGAGGGCTCCAGCCAGGACGCGGCCGACCAGGTCGAAGAAGACGGCCGCGACCACCGCTTCGAATGCCGCAGCTGCGGTTTCGTCTTCGATCCCACCGAGGGCATCCGCAAGCTAGGCATCGAGCCTGGAGTGGCTTTCGAAGACCTCGATCCGCTCAGCTTCCGCTGCCCGGTCTGCCGCAGCAGGGTGGGTGCCTTCAAGGACATCGGGCCACGGAACAAACCCAGTGGCTTCGAGGAGAACCTCGGCTTCGGCCTTGGGGTCAACAAGCTCACACCCGGCCAGAAGAACGTGCTGATCTTCAGCGCCTTCGCCCTCGCCGTCGCCTTCTTCCTTTCCCTTTATTCCCTTCGCTGA
- the psbE gene encoding cytochrome b559 subunit alpha codes for MAAGSTGERPFFEIITSIRYWVIHAVTLPAIFLAGFFFVSTGLAYDAFGTPRPDAYFQAQESKAPVVSQRYEAKSQLDQRLN; via the coding sequence ATGGCTGCCGGCTCCACCGGGGAACGTCCGTTCTTCGAGATCATCACAAGCATCCGCTACTGGGTCATCCACGCCGTCACCTTGCCGGCGATTTTCCTGGCCGGATTCTTTTTCGTTTCCACTGGCCTGGCCTACGACGCCTTCGGAACTCCCCGTCCGGATGCTTACTTCCAGGCCCAGGAAAGCAAGGCTCCGGTCGTGAGCCAGCGCTACGAAGCCAAGAGCCAACTCGATCAGCGCTTGAATTAA
- a CDS encoding GDP-L-fucose synthase family protein produces MNRAAASSPPLISPDDRIYVAGHRGMAGSAVVRALGAAGYGELLMASRSELDLEDGPAVRAWFEANRPDVVVLAAAKVGGIHFNDTYPADFLLDNLKIQTHVIESAWRSGTRRLLFLGSSCIYPRDCPQPIKEEYLLTGPLEPTNEWYAIAKIAGIKLCAALRQQYGFDAISLMPTNLYGPGDNYHPLNSHVMAAMIRRFHEAKEAGAASVTCWGTGSPLREFLHADDLGEACVFALEHWDPAAPGAPRDDQGEPLTHLNVGTGVDLTIKELAEAVAVATGFTGAIHWDASKPDGTPKKQLDVGRLAALGWLAHIPLAEGLRSTVALFREQLQQQLVRL; encoded by the coding sequence ATGAATAGAGCCGCCGCTTCCAGCCCACCCCTGATCAGTCCAGACGACCGGATCTACGTGGCGGGTCACCGGGGCATGGCCGGCAGCGCCGTCGTGCGCGCCCTTGGCGCGGCCGGTTACGGCGAGCTGCTCATGGCATCCCGCAGCGAGCTCGATCTGGAGGACGGCCCCGCCGTGCGAGCCTGGTTCGAGGCCAATCGGCCCGATGTTGTGGTGCTGGCGGCCGCCAAGGTGGGCGGCATCCACTTCAACGACACCTACCCGGCTGATTTCCTGCTCGACAACCTCAAGATCCAGACCCATGTGATCGAGAGCGCCTGGCGCAGCGGCACGCGCCGGCTGCTGTTTCTCGGCAGCAGCTGCATCTATCCACGCGACTGCCCTCAACCGATCAAGGAGGAGTATCTGCTGACCGGGCCCCTGGAGCCCACGAACGAGTGGTACGCCATCGCCAAGATCGCCGGCATCAAGCTCTGTGCCGCCTTGCGCCAGCAATACGGCTTCGATGCGATCAGCCTGATGCCCACGAACCTCTACGGGCCGGGCGACAACTATCACCCGCTGAACTCCCACGTGATGGCAGCGATGATCCGCCGCTTCCACGAGGCCAAGGAAGCGGGTGCAGCATCGGTCACCTGCTGGGGCACGGGCTCACCGCTCAGGGAGTTCCTGCATGCCGATGATCTGGGGGAGGCCTGTGTGTTCGCCCTTGAGCATTGGGATCCCGCCGCACCTGGGGCCCCTCGGGATGATCAGGGTGAACCGCTCACCCATCTGAATGTGGGCACCGGCGTGGATCTCACCATCAAGGAGCTGGCCGAGGCTGTGGCGGTGGCCACGGGCTTCACCGGTGCGATCCACTGGGATGCCAGCAAGCCCGATGGCACCCCCAAAAAGCAACTGGATGTGGGCCGCCTGGCGGCCCTGGGCTGGCTGGCCCACATCCCTTTGGCCGAGGGCCTCCGCAGCACGGTGGCTCTGTTCCGCGAGCAGCTCCAGCAGCAGCTGGTGCGGCTCTGA
- a CDS encoding photosystem II reaction center protein J has protein sequence MSGKKSSLPDGRLPDRLPDGRPAVAWRSRWTEGTLPLWLVATAGGIAVIFVVGLFFYGSYVAVGSA, from the coding sequence ATGAGCGGCAAGAAATCTTCCCTGCCTGACGGCCGTCTGCCCGATCGCCTCCCCGACGGTCGGCCGGCTGTTGCCTGGCGGAGTCGCTGGACCGAAGGAACCCTGCCCCTTTGGCTGGTGGCCACCGCCGGCGGCATCGCCGTGATCTTCGTGGTCGGGCTGTTCTTCTACGGCTCCTACGTGGCTGTGGGATCCGCCTGA
- the ndhC gene encoding photosynthetic/respiratory NAD(P)H-quinone oxidoreductase subunit C, producing the protein MFVLSGYDAFLGFLLISAAVPVLALVTNKLLSPRSQAGERQLTYESGMEPIGGAWIQFNIRYYMFALVFVIFDVETVFLYPWAVAFHRLGLLAFIEALIFIAILVLALAYAWRKGALEWS; encoded by the coding sequence ATGTTCGTTCTCTCCGGATACGACGCCTTTCTCGGCTTCCTGCTGATCTCGGCGGCGGTCCCGGTGCTGGCCCTGGTCACCAACAAGCTGCTCTCCCCCCGCTCCCAGGCCGGAGAACGCCAGCTGACCTATGAATCCGGCATGGAGCCCATCGGCGGGGCCTGGATTCAGTTCAACATCCGCTACTACATGTTCGCTCTGGTCTTCGTCATCTTCGACGTGGAGACCGTCTTCCTCTACCCCTGGGCGGTGGCCTTCCACCGCCTCGGGCTGCTGGCCTTCATCGAGGCCCTGATCTTCATCGCCATCCTTGTGCTGGCCCTTGCCTACGCCTGGCGCAAAGGCGCCCTGGAATGGAGCTGA
- a CDS encoding UDP-glucuronic acid decarboxylase family protein, giving the protein MPASITRNLVTGGAGFVGSHLVDRLMEAGEEVLCLDNYFTGRKENIARWIGHPRFELIRHDVTEPIRLEVDRIWHLACPASPIHYQHNPIKTAKTSFLGTANMLGLARRVGARLLLASTSEVYGDPEVHPQPESYRGSVNTHGIRACYDEGKRVAETLCFDYQRVHGVEIRVARIFNTYGPRMLPDDGRVVSNFIVQALRGEPLTLYGEGAQTRSFCYVDDLVEGLIRLMNAGHPGPINIGNPGEFTIRQLAELVRAAINPSLPLTTQPLPQDDPLQRQPMIDLARHELGWEPTIPLAQGLARTIADFRARLEVTP; this is encoded by the coding sequence ATGCCTGCTTCGATCACCCGCAACCTGGTCACCGGCGGCGCCGGCTTCGTGGGGTCACACCTCGTGGACCGGCTGATGGAGGCCGGCGAGGAGGTGCTCTGCCTCGACAACTACTTCACGGGTCGCAAGGAGAACATTGCCCGCTGGATCGGGCATCCCCGCTTCGAGCTGATCCGCCACGACGTCACTGAACCGATCCGGCTTGAGGTGGATCGCATCTGGCACCTGGCCTGCCCTGCCTCCCCGATCCACTACCAGCACAATCCGATCAAGACCGCCAAGACCAGCTTCCTCGGCACCGCCAACATGCTTGGGCTGGCCCGCCGCGTCGGCGCCCGCCTGCTGCTCGCCTCCACCAGTGAGGTCTACGGCGATCCCGAGGTGCATCCCCAGCCCGAGAGCTACCGCGGCAGTGTCAACACCCACGGCATCCGCGCCTGCTACGACGAAGGCAAGCGCGTCGCTGAAACCCTCTGCTTTGACTACCAGCGCGTGCATGGGGTGGAGATCCGCGTGGCCCGCATCTTCAACACCTACGGCCCGCGGATGCTCCCTGATGACGGCCGCGTGGTGAGCAACTTCATCGTCCAAGCCCTGCGGGGTGAACCGCTCACCCTCTACGGCGAGGGCGCCCAGACCCGCTCCTTTTGCTACGTCGACGACCTGGTGGAGGGCCTGATTCGCCTGATGAACGCTGGCCACCCCGGGCCGATCAACATCGGCAACCCCGGAGAATTCACCATCCGCCAACTCGCTGAGCTGGTGCGTGCCGCCATCAATCCCTCCCTGCCGCTCACCACCCAGCCCCTGCCCCAGGACGACCCGCTCCAGCGCCAACCCATGATCGATCTGGCCCGCCATGAGCTCGGCTGGGAGCCCACCATCCCTCTGGCTCAGGGCCTGGCGCGCACCATCGCTGACTTCCGCGCCCGCCTCGAGGTGACCCCTTGA